A window of Rosa rugosa chromosome 7, drRosRugo1.1, whole genome shotgun sequence genomic DNA:
TTCAGTATTTTCAAATTCAGGTCAACATAAACCCAATGTACATATTTGAATTACAGAAAATTCCCATAAGAGAAGCAACTTACGGAAACAACGGCAAGCTGCTGAGAATTAAAACAAGCACCCTGCAACCTGCATCAAAACCAACCCcagaaaaaatgcataaatgaAAGccattaaaatacaaaaatatagAGATTTTTACAGGCCGGCTCTAATCTATCAGAATGCATCTTCAACAAGAGTGAAGCATACCCATATATGTGGAGATAGGAATTCTCagtgaaaacttccttctcaTAGAGATGCATGCATATATCATAACTGCGCCTGTAAACCTGTCAAAAATAAGAGTCTTCATTAAAACTGTTTAAATTATAGCAAATGAAGAACATTATGACAATAATAATGACAATTGAAAAGAACCATTTCCAAACTATATCAGTGAAgacatttaacctacctacacCAAAAGTAGAAAAACATATACTCAGATAGCCATCCATCTTCAATAAAATTTTCTTGTACCACATTTAAAGGACATATTATAGCAACTGATGAGGCATTTACACATTGAATAATGCTAAAAAGACTGGATGATGTTTGAACAATGATAACATGCCACATGTGGTCTAAATTAGGTCCATGAAAATATGGTCTATTTAGCACTGTCCTATAGACAACCTACTTTAAACACTACTTCTACCAATGGacctagaaaaagaaaaaggaaaaaaaaaaaactaaaaacatcaTGTTTGTAACTTAAAAGCGCCAAATAAGTGTTGTATTTCAGCCCATGATGGATTCCTAAGTCGATGAGACTTAGAAGAAGACATGGAAACCTTCAATTATTAGTCAGCCCATGATGGATTCCTAAGTCGATGAGACTTAGAAGAAGACATGGAAACCTTCAATTATTAGGACTCACATTCAAAACAGATTCCCGAGTCTATTATAATTCTTCTAGACCTGTAAGACGAGATTTTTACTGCTATGAGTAATGCTGCAGCCTACAgcctataaaaataaaaattcctaTGTCTgaatagagttttttttttttacaacttTAGCCTTGGCAAACACACAAGATTGACAAGAACAAAGCAGCTaccaaaacataaaaagaattttCCTTCAAAAGTGCCAAAATGCACAAGAAAAAGCACCAGAACCGGCATGATTCCAGAACATCTCTACTAGATGGGCCCAAAAAATAACTTTCCTTCATCTTTTCCTTATCAGTTTGGTTTCCTGAACTAGTAGCAAATGATACCCACACTCTGTCAATTTCTCCTCAAATTGGTAACTCCATACAGTTTTCATCACAAAACCATCAAGAATGGCACTTGCAGCATATGTCACTTTGACAGTTCATTGATGAAAATTGTCCAGAGTTCATTTGAGATGAAATCAACAAGCTGTGAGTAACACTTGCAGCAAAAATTCTAGTTCATGTACCAAACTAATCATTCTAAACAAGTTCCAACACATTTTCACATATACAACTGATAATATTATTttacaagaaaaaatatatatatgaattataACTACCCAAAACAATGCTTATCCATATGGTCAATTATCTTCCTAAAACTGGAACAGCCAGCAAATAATTATGAGTTATAACTATCAAAACCGTGCCAAAATGCAATAAAAAAGatcaatagaaaaaaaaatatgcttATTTACATGGGAAAGTATAAAACTAGCAGTCAGATACAATAGATGTAAAATCCAAAAAGCAATACTACATAGTACAGGAATTTAGAGAATACACATGATATCATCATCGAGAATAATGTATGTACCTCTACTAAAGGAGCATCGGAGTTTTCAGATTCCTTTGGCATGGAAGATAACTTCGCTCTCATTAAATCATATATGTGTAACAGGTAGTGTGTATCTTCTCTGGCATATCTGTTCAGATAAATCAAGTATTATGTAAAACAAAGTTTCTAATGAAAACTTCTCATATTGTATAACTCCAATCCAATTGTTCAATTTGGATGTGATCTAAAGTTCTAAACCAAATAAGGGTTTAGAAGCTGTTATCCACTATTATCCTAAAAAGGTCGTGTGTGGTAAAGCGGCATAAACACAAAATGGAATTCCATACCCATTCCAAGCCTCTAATCCGCAAAACAAACAGGGCCTCAATATTCACTCTATGCAAAAAATTGAGGTAGAATAAGCTCAACTAACTGAATACTACCTGTGTATTGTCAACTTAAACATATATCATAACACATATTTTTACCTGACCATCTCTTTGGTAAGAGGGCGGAATCTCCAGTCTGCATTCTGGTATCTGCAAAGAGTTTACTAGTCAAGTTTACTATGAGAGGAAAGAGTAGTCAAAGAAGCAACAATTTTCTTAAAATACAAATGGATTGAAACAAATTTAGCAGATTGAAACACTCACTCTTTGTTGGCAGAAACATCACAAAAGTGATGCAAAAGATATTCCAAACTATTTCTCTCCAATTTCAATACCCTTGAGGCCTGAAAATTAAGACAGATTCACCTCATTTGATTAGAAGCACACAATGAAGAGTATAAGATtcttttagaaagaaaaaaaatatatacagaAAGAAAgacactaaaaaaaaattaaaaaaggaaTAAATAAACCCTACAATCTTCCAAATCAAATTGCAGATACAGTACCTAGCCAAAAAAAGAGTATTTTTAACATAAAAAAGAATCAATTTGCTCAGTGGTTCGAAGTACATTACCTGGCCGGTGTCAAACAAATTGCAGATATAAATGCCAAAATCACGTTGGAGCCACACAATATCTCGATCTGCTCCATGCATCACCTAATTAATTACATTTGATTAAATATTATCTGAAAAATGTAGCTATAAAGCCAGATATCCACATGCAAGAAACAAACCTTTCTCTTAGAAGGGTCCTTGAAAACTTCCCTAAGATATGGACCGATATGAATTCTAAGCTTCAAAGTATCTACTATAAAATCTTCAGTTCTTGTAGAAATTTGCATCAAACAAGTCAATCCATGGAAGGATCGATATTGGTTGTGCTCCAAATCAACCTAGAAAGCAAAATATAGAAGTTAAAAAACATGAAATGAATGTTTTCCGAAATATAATTAACTTTGATACACATTCGAGCCAATATAGTTGAACTGTGTATCAAAGGTAGATACACAATCAATAATTTATATCATTACAATCAAACTTTACCGCAAATTCATTAACGCCACGCAACTTAGCTGCCAGCTCCTTGAGATCTTTGACCTCCTCCACAAGCTTGAATGGGGTAGCCTCTATTTCTGGCGGTTTTACAGGCTCAATCCCCCCAATATCATCGTCAATAAAATCAAGAACTGAGAGCTTTTCCTTTATCATTAAAAAACAATAATTAGAAAGATAGAtagattttttaattttttttttattttagcacGCAAAACCTAACTAATGCAACAGCCACAACTTGGTTAGAAAAGAAACAACTTGCAAGACTAGTGCTTTTAAGAGTCTTGTCATTAATTGAGTCCTGCGGGGTTCTAGGAGTCTTTTTAAGACTATAAATATAGCTACGGTTTGTAAACCCAGATGAGATTGGAATGAAATAAACTCAATTTGTATTGAAAGTCTCCATAAAGCCTCTGTTTCTTGTAAAACCATTCTGGTCTCTTAATCTCTCAACCCTAATAATCACACACTGTTGCTCTGTTGTGCATCACTAACTTATAGAAAATACAAGTTCAAATAGGCAAAGAAATTGCTTACCAGGGGATGAAGAAAGCGGTGACCATCGTCACTAGCGTCGAGCCAAACATGCTCAAAGGGCTGGTTTGAATTGTTAACGAGAATGTTAAACTCCTCCTGAGGCTTGCGAATGGAGGGAACATGAAAGGAGACCTTGGGCTTGATAGTCTTGTTGTCCTTGGACAAGGTCTGatcccccttcttcttcttcttcccacaCACCAACTGGAACCCCTCGTCGTCTTCCTTCTCCTTCCTGCTCCTGCTCCTCTTAAACTCGTCCACCGACGCGTCCACCCTCTCGAGGACCTCGTCGTTCAAATTGACCAGCCAATCGTAGGCGtcctccaaatccaaatccttgGGGAAAGCCATCCCGAGGCTTGCCGACGACCCAATCGATTCGAGCATGGACTGAGATTGCTTTGCCATTTCTTCGATTGGGAGTTTGAATTCGTCGAAATTGCGGTAGTAGTAGAAGTCCTCTCCCGAAGGTATGACTCGCGAGGAGCCAGAGAGGTTGGCTGTGGCTGTGGCTAGGTTTTGGAGCAATTGGGCCCTCGCCGGCGGTGGCGGAGTCGGCTCATGGCTCAtgcttctcttctcttctcttctcttctagGGTTTTGCTAGGGTTTCACTTTCACTTTCTCAATTGcatccccccccccctcctacCGCTCATATCGGTGGCCAGTAAAGCAATGTTGTTTCGTTAAAATGGAGTTCGTTACGGGATGTCACGTGACTTCCGTATGCAGGTGCCGTCAATATTTTCATGACTTTTGGAAACCCACGTATGTTGTGCTGCTATCTTCACAAAACAAATATGCCAAGGACACATAAATATCCTCttctcaaccaaaaaaaaaaaaaacaagacaaaTTTCATCTCAAACAATCAAATGTGTAAAAAAAACAAGACCtccttgtaaaaaaaaaaaaataaaaaaaaaataaaataaaatttacccaaaaaaattaaacaaatatgtGTACAAGAAAAATGGCATgaccattcaaaaaaaaaatgtcaatttacccaaatttgagctacactaacctCACTTACCCAAACATCATATGAGATCGTCTACTTACCCAATAAATTACATATCTTTtaccctaatacccaattaagtatttttttgttttttttttgttttagagaaacgatatttgagagagaattgctgtgtactttcattgataataggggtctctttatatagaggattacaatgcataaaatctgaattgtacagggaaaggtaatcatacattgaatggatatctctaagattctctgagattatctctaattaaaacactattaccactaggtcaagtaacctagagtttgggccagacacatattctggatttactttaacagtcccccttgtgtcgtccaaacgtggtgctcctctcgttgcctcattaaaaaccttgccgagtaacaaaagccttgtgggacaaaaataacctcggtcgaagggagaaaagagcacaacacacctttcacgtttcgagaccatacatgtagacatctccccctgatgtctgcatctccccctgatgtctgcatctcaccctgatgactacggtcatgggagttcggataacttccgtaaatgatgctaccaacatgtttctcaaaagtggaatctaggcaatgacttagtgagcaagtctgccacattgtcctcagatcgaacctagttcactttgatcttgaggagagtctgttgttgctgattatacttggtgttgtcgcttttgatgtagtcttgcttcatttgttcaaaacaagcaacattatcctaaatgctcgtaggctcatctgtggtagacttcaaaccacaattgttcgaacatgcgtaactatggatccaatccatatagattcatgaaccacttcgtgaagagcaataatctctgcattgttcgaagatatagcgactagggtctattctgcaGACTTCCAAGATaccgcggtcttacccatggtgatcACCgtacttaaccagtttgggaatgactttTGTGTggatcagagagatacccaacatcagcaaaacctttcaaaacacttatgtcgttttgggatggggatagaggacgcaggccagtgttggcggcgttcctagtgtgtgataggggtgcttgaaggtttgaccttgtcaaaatgcctaagcatctatcaacacgatgctcaagttccaaattgagatataatcgtgttctcacaaaatccttcatctcaaaatcggatttcaagtgtttagcggtttcccttaactctttaagggcatccaatgaagatcatgtccaacatgaaccgcgatagaatccaaagcttgttatggaaacgcgcgggcatatcccttcccaatcaagtagttattttagtgagtgtttcaaccttattgtaaacgcgctccgtggtctagagccacttgacttgggtaaatgaagttcaccatgaaccttcatgtatattctgtatctagatccccatagagatacgtattgaccacattcgtaagctgcatgattagttatttggaaactaccaaattgacaggGTACTGGAGTGCAATGACCTCCATTACGatagaatatgtctcatcgtagtcaattccagggcgttttgtgagaagccttgcgccagaAGGttagattgccatctctttttctcatcacgctttctaacgaagacccactagtcaataggttttatgttaggaggtgttggcatcaatGGCTCAAAaatcttcctcttcgttagagaatccaacttaacatggatcgcatctttccatttaggccaaatttctctacgttggtattcattcatcaatggagcgtggttcaatatcatcggactcaacgaACTCATGTGCAACtatatcatcaattatgatggagtttctatcccacgtctcatgtatactagtgtaattttcaaagagctctatattcttaggaataggttctgacattgaggcgacccccaacgataaccataacccggaagattctcatgagacggattttgagtgtcgatgatccaaggattaggttgtgccaaagcatcctttgaacccacgggcctcccacgcatcctagctggggcaaTGACCTAtgacgccagagtgccactctctttggcgttggcgccatgcctacctctgtgtagggtggcgctacgtcctctcatagggacgtacttccttgcaggcatatttgcagcaaatgtgtgatctcgtcactttagtagggatcgagatgagacatagtggggacaaaccacgacaattcctgtcgttcctgctgaacatctgtgttcttatctccccctaacgacgggaagactgtctcatcaaagtgacatccgcaaatctagcggtaaggagatcaccATGTAAAGGCATTAAGTgacggacgattgttggagtctcaaattcaactgagttgcccattcgtctgtaaggacctatcatagagcgttgtggcggcgcaattggcacataaacgaCACACTCAagtatgcgtaagtacgatatttgtacccagtcactagctgtaacgcagaggtaggttgagtggcagtgggtcgtagacgaattagcatagctgcatgcgatattgcatcaccccaagcggatataag
This region includes:
- the LOC133720543 gene encoding protein RRP6-like 2, translated to MSHEPTPPPPARAQLLQNLATATANLSGSSRVIPSGEDFYYYRNFDEFKLPIEEMAKQSQSMLESIGSSASLGMAFPKDLDLEDAYDWLVNLNDEVLERVDASVDEFKRSRSRKEKEDDEGFQLVCGKKKKKGDQTLSKDNKTIKPKVSFHVPSIRKPQEEFNILVNNSNQPFEHVWLDASDDGHRFLHPLEKLSVLDFIDDDIGGIEPVKPPEIEATPFKLVEEVKDLKELAAKLRGVNEFAVDLEHNQYRSFHGLTCLMQISTRTEDFIVDTLKLRIHIGPYLREVFKDPSKRKVMHGADRDIVWLQRDFGIYICNLFDTGQASRVLKLERNSLEYLLHHFCDVSANKEYQNADWRFRPLTKEMVRYAREDTHYLLHIYDLMRAKLSSMPKESENSDAPLVEVYRRSYDICMHLYEKEVFTENSYLHIYGLQGACFNSQQLAVVSGLYEWRDVVARTEDESTGYILPNKTLLELAKQMPDTTNKLRRLVKSKHSYIEQHLSSVVSVIRHSMQNAAFFEAAAEHLKVGRVEMASEENVLVSDRSEPLPDESGCNSINGDVSAPSPAAPPHKEEFTEHGCGASNGEGKVGFEVHPRDNIVTGKSREGSSIGCSLESAKVTGATVQVQKKPSRAFSALLGTAVPKRKFDAGVKGEEDNKLEQIRSSVNFPFHSFSGGMEQSNPKIEEPGKGSENPHSEMPVTVSPTRRSLGDIITLENDSHVPEHKEDNSVASALGMDGEDDPMSLSELSSSFKKCFPPPNQNRKARELEKSQESGGLQVKPFDYEAARRQVIFGEKTAKDARAGGEGMKGLGSRAKKKTLVDGDDGSKELPQGRRRQAFPATGNRSATFR